Proteins encoded by one window of Mycolicibacterium cosmeticum:
- the folB gene encoding dihydroneopterin aldolase, producing the protein MADRIELRGLTVRGHHGVFEHERRDGQDFVVDLTVWVDLAAAAASDDLADTLDYGALAQRAADIVAGPPRNLIETVSAEIADAVMTDPRVHAVEVVVHKPSAPIPLTFTDVAVVARRSRRGMRERA; encoded by the coding sequence ATGGCTGATCGAATCGAATTGCGCGGCTTGACCGTTCGCGGTCATCACGGGGTCTTCGAGCATGAGCGTCGGGATGGTCAGGACTTCGTCGTCGACCTGACGGTGTGGGTGGACCTGGCCGCGGCCGCCGCCAGCGACGACCTGGCCGACACCCTGGATTACGGCGCGCTGGCCCAGCGGGCCGCCGATATCGTCGCCGGCCCGCCGCGCAACCTGATCGAGACGGTGTCGGCAGAGATCGCCGACGCCGTGATGACCGATCCCCGGGTGCACGCCGTCGAGGTCGTCGTGCACAAACCCAGTGCGCCGATCCCGTTGACGTTCACCGATGTTGCGGTGGTGGCGCGACGGTCACGACGCGGGATGCGGGAGCGAGCATGA
- the folE gene encoding GTP cyclohydrolase I FolE, producing MTASQANAALRDFDQPRAEAAVRELLLAVGEDPDRHGLVDTPARVARAYREIFAGLYTDPDAVLNTTFDEQHDELVLVKEIPMYSTCEHHLVSFHGVAHVGYIPGLDGRVTGLSKIARLVDLYAKRPQVQERLTAQIADALMRKLDPRGVIVVVEAEHLCMAMRGVRKPGAVTTTSAVRGQFKTDKASRSEALELILRK from the coding sequence ATGACGGCGAGCCAGGCCAACGCGGCACTGCGCGATTTCGATCAACCGCGGGCCGAGGCCGCCGTGCGGGAGCTGCTGCTCGCGGTCGGCGAGGATCCGGATCGGCACGGCCTGGTGGACACCCCGGCCCGGGTCGCGCGCGCCTACCGGGAGATCTTCGCCGGCCTGTACACCGACCCGGATGCGGTGCTCAACACCACCTTCGACGAACAGCACGACGAGCTGGTGCTGGTCAAGGAAATCCCGATGTACTCCACCTGCGAGCACCACCTGGTGTCCTTCCACGGGGTCGCGCACGTCGGGTACATCCCCGGACTGGACGGCCGGGTGACCGGGCTGTCCAAGATCGCCCGGCTGGTCGACCTGTATGCCAAGCGCCCGCAGGTGCAGGAACGGCTGACCGCGCAGATCGCCGACGCCCTGATGCGCAAGCTCGACCCGCGTGGGGTGATCGTCGTCGTCGAGGCCGAGCATCTGTGCATGGCGATGCGCGGGGTGCGCAAACCCGGCGCCGTGACAACCACCTCGGCCGTGCGCGGGCAGTTCAAGACGGACAAGGCGTCCCGGTCCGAGGCACTGGAACTGATCCTGCGGAAGTGA
- a CDS encoding DUF6779 domain-containing protein, giving the protein MTDPSRGMRVRRVSRRPGWMLLSVLLVLAIVASSVLVFTNRVELLKLAVVLALWAAVVAAFVSVIYRRQSDVDQAKVRDLKLVYDLQLDREISARREYELAVEAQLRRELTAELRAQAADEVAALRAELAALRNNLEILFDTDLDQRPALETDRPAGRVIASRIDEGERAEPFVPSFTPPRPAAEPRTEESPIIDVPAEPPVPEPQWAPWQPAGGAHRRAGEAEQPPPWSEPPQPPVAPPVRESVWQAPAPPQPEPQQPEPQPAPPPPVWTPPPAPPHQPAAGWQPAPAEGRFIPAGAPGSNWVSAPANGTPPVHPEPAMTPPPVETRRGRHSSTGEPDAPPRSRHAAPSESPAPPTLATPPLPQEPVRASETTAESAGRPARHRSPGESQPATDIPEESAGQHAGGQPVSELLSRLQAGQTGGGRRRRREE; this is encoded by the coding sequence ATGACCGATCCGTCCCGCGGCATGCGTGTTCGGCGCGTGTCCCGCAGGCCGGGATGGATGCTGCTGTCGGTGTTGCTGGTGCTGGCCATCGTGGCCAGTTCGGTGCTCGTGTTCACCAACCGGGTGGAATTGCTGAAACTCGCGGTGGTACTGGCGTTGTGGGCGGCGGTGGTGGCCGCCTTCGTCTCGGTCATCTACCGCAGGCAGAGCGATGTCGACCAAGCGAAGGTGCGCGATCTGAAGCTGGTCTACGACCTCCAACTCGACCGTGAGATCTCGGCGCGGCGTGAATACGAACTCGCGGTCGAGGCGCAACTGCGCCGCGAGTTGACCGCCGAACTTCGCGCCCAGGCCGCCGACGAGGTCGCGGCCCTGCGGGCCGAACTGGCGGCGCTGCGCAACAACCTGGAGATCCTGTTCGACACCGACCTCGACCAGCGGCCCGCGCTGGAAACCGATCGCCCGGCCGGCCGGGTGATCGCCAGCCGCATCGACGAGGGGGAGCGGGCCGAGCCGTTCGTGCCGTCGTTCACGCCGCCCCGGCCGGCCGCGGAGCCGCGCACCGAGGAGAGCCCGATCATCGACGTGCCGGCCGAACCGCCGGTACCGGAGCCGCAGTGGGCGCCGTGGCAGCCCGCCGGCGGGGCACACCGCCGTGCCGGTGAAGCCGAGCAGCCGCCGCCGTGGAGCGAGCCACCCCAGCCGCCCGTCGCACCGCCGGTCCGGGAATCGGTGTGGCAGGCCCCGGCACCGCCCCAACCGGAACCCCAGCAGCCGGAACCCCAACCGGCGCCACCACCACCGGTGTGGACGCCGCCGCCGGCCCCGCCGCACCAGCCGGCCGCCGGTTGGCAGCCCGCTCCGGCGGAAGGACGGTTCATTCCGGCCGGCGCCCCCGGGAGCAACTGGGTGTCCGCCCCGGCCAACGGCACCCCGCCGGTGCATCCCGAACCGGCCATGACCCCGCCGCCGGTGGAAACCCGGCGCGGGCGGCACTCCAGCACCGGCGAGCCTGACGCGCCGCCGCGTTCGCGGCACGCCGCACCGTCGGAAAGCCCCGCCCCGCCCACGCTGGCCACGCCGCCACTGCCGCAGGAACCCGTCCGGGCAAGCGAGACGACGGCGGAGAGCGCCGGCCGTCCGGCCCGGCACCGCAGCCCCGGCGAGTCCCAGCCGGCTACCGACATCCCGGAGGAAAGCGCAGGTCAGCACGCGGGTGGCCAACCCGTTTCGGAGCTCCTGTCGCGGTTGCAGGCCGGTCAGACCGGAGGTGGGCGGCGTCGCCGCCGCGAGGAGTGA
- the folK gene encoding 2-amino-4-hydroxy-6-hydroxymethyldihydropteridine diphosphokinase: MTRTVLSIGSNLGDRLAHLQSVVDGLDGCVRAVSPVYETDAWGGVEQGPFLNAVVIAEHPDRSPADWLRIGQEFEDASGRVREIHWGPRTLDVDIITCQDGAGQIHSDDPRLTLPHPYAHLRAFVLIPWLAADADARLWVTGTEQPVSALLAELDAKERTGVRPTDLVLSH, encoded by the coding sequence ATGACCCGCACCGTACTGTCCATCGGTTCCAACCTGGGCGACCGGCTGGCTCACCTGCAGTCGGTGGTCGACGGTCTCGACGGCTGCGTGCGGGCGGTCTCGCCGGTCTATGAGACCGACGCCTGGGGTGGGGTGGAGCAGGGTCCATTCCTCAACGCCGTCGTCATCGCCGAGCATCCGGACCGCAGCCCGGCCGACTGGCTGCGGATCGGCCAGGAGTTCGAGGATGCCTCGGGCCGGGTGCGCGAAATCCACTGGGGACCAAGAACACTGGATGTCGACATCATCACCTGTCAGGACGGGGCCGGGCAGATCCACAGCGACGACCCGCGGCTGACACTGCCGCACCCGTACGCGCATCTGCGCGCCTTCGTGCTGATCCCCTGGCTGGCCGCCGACGCCGACGCGCGGCTGTGGGTGACCGGCACCGAACAGCCGGTGTCCGCCCTGCTCGCCGAGCTGGACGCCAAGGAGCGCACCGGTGTCCGGCCGACCGACCTGGTGCTGAGTCACTGA
- the folP gene encoding dihydropteroate synthase, with translation MGVVNVTDDSFSDGGQFLDRDRAVAHALQLVSDGAAIVDVGGESTRPGATRVDAAVETGRVVPVIEELAAHGLTLSIDTMHAAVAEAALAAGARIVNDVSGGRADPAMAGVVAQAGVPWILMHWRSVGADRPHEVPRYTDVVTEVREELLRSVDAAVAAGVSADNLIIDPGLGFAKTGQHNWALLRALPEFVGTGLPVLVGASRKRFLGTLLAGADGRPRPPAGRETATAVISALAARDGAWGVRVHDVRASVDALAVVGAWQHG, from the coding sequence ATGGGCGTCGTCAACGTCACCGACGACTCCTTCTCCGACGGCGGACAGTTCCTGGATCGTGACCGCGCCGTGGCGCACGCCCTGCAGCTGGTCTCCGACGGGGCCGCGATCGTCGACGTCGGTGGGGAATCCACCCGGCCCGGGGCCACCCGGGTGGACGCCGCGGTGGAGACCGGCCGGGTGGTGCCGGTCATCGAAGAGCTTGCCGCTCATGGCCTCACCCTCAGCATCGACACCATGCACGCCGCGGTCGCCGAGGCGGCGCTGGCGGCCGGCGCGCGGATCGTCAACGACGTGTCGGGCGGGCGGGCCGACCCGGCGATGGCCGGTGTGGTCGCCCAGGCCGGCGTGCCGTGGATCCTGATGCACTGGCGTTCGGTCGGCGCGGACCGGCCGCACGAGGTGCCCCGGTACACCGATGTGGTGACCGAGGTGCGCGAGGAACTGCTGCGCAGCGTGGACGCCGCGGTGGCGGCCGGGGTGTCCGCCGACAACCTGATCATCGATCCCGGCCTGGGATTCGCCAAGACCGGGCAACACAATTGGGCGCTGCTGCGGGCCTTGCCGGAATTCGTCGGCACCGGCCTGCCGGTCCTGGTGGGGGCCTCCCGCAAACGGTTCCTCGGCACGTTGCTGGCCGGCGCCGACGGGCGGCCGCGCCCGCCGGCGGGCCGGGAGACCGCGACCGCCGTGATCTCCGCGCTCGCCGCCCGGGACGGCGCATGGGGAGTGCGCGTGCACGACGTGCGGGCGTCGGTCGACGCGCTGGCGGTGGTGGGAGCATGGCAGCATGGCTGA
- a CDS encoding DUF3180 domain-containing protein, with protein sequence MGPTRKRDLVVAAVIAAVLSYLLVVGLYKWFPPITLLTGVSLLAVAGAEAGWGHYVRGKIRDGRIGVGGGRLHPLAVARSVVTAKASAWVGALVFGWWVGVLGYLLPRRGELRVAGEDTAGAVVAAVCALALVIAALWLQHCCKSPDEPEEPRDAAPE encoded by the coding sequence ATGGGCCCGACCCGCAAACGCGATCTGGTGGTGGCTGCGGTGATCGCCGCCGTGCTGAGCTATCTGCTGGTGGTCGGCTTGTACAAATGGTTTCCGCCGATCACGTTGTTGACCGGGGTGTCGCTGCTCGCGGTCGCCGGCGCGGAAGCCGGCTGGGGACATTACGTGCGGGGCAAGATCCGTGACGGGCGCATCGGGGTGGGCGGTGGCAGGCTGCACCCGCTGGCGGTGGCCCGCTCGGTGGTCACCGCCAAGGCGTCCGCCTGGGTGGGTGCGCTGGTCTTCGGCTGGTGGGTGGGCGTTCTCGGCTATCTGCTGCCGCGCCGGGGCGAGTTACGCGTTGCCGGGGAGGACACCGCGGGCGCGGTGGTGGCCGCGGTGTGCGCGCTGGCCCTGGTGATCGCGGCCCTGTGGTTACAGCATTGCTGCAAGTCGCCCGACGAGCCGGAGGAGCCGCGGGATGCGGCACCCGAGTAG